One Chryseobacterium indoltheticum DNA segment encodes these proteins:
- a CDS encoding methylmalonyl-CoA mutase family protein, with protein sequence METQKYTPTNKVRIVTAASLFDGHDAAINIMRRVIQGTGCEVIHLGHDKSAEEVVNTAIQEDANAIALTSYQGGHNEYFKYIYDLLREKNSPQIKIFGGGGGVILPEEIEDIMAYGIDRIYSPDDGRELGLQGMIDDLVKRSDFPTGKDVKAEDLDSISFENSTSIAKIISAVENFSEEKPDLVKAIDEKSKDLNIPIIGITGTGGAGKSSLTDELVRRFLRSNPGKKIAIISIDPSKKKTGGALLGDRIRMNAINDPRVYMRSMATRENNVSVSPFIHSALNVLKLAHPDVIILETSGIGQSGSEVSDFADVSMYVMTPEYGASTQLEKIDMLDYADLVALNKSDKRGALDALQAVRKQFQRNHLLWESPLDDMPVYATKASQFNDHGTTDLYNRLIEKVNEKYSDLNLQGFVEQEVSEDITIIPPKRVRYLSEIVENNRIYDANVEKQAELARKMYHIEGVKKFLSNETLDTEYQKAEKDLQQENIDFLKNWDDTKEAFKAEFYSYFVRGKEIKVETSTESLSHLKIPKISLPKYTDWGDLIKWKGQENLPGGFPYTAGIYPFKRTGEDPTRMFAGEGGPERTNRRFHYVSAEMDAKRLSTAFDSVTLYGQDPALPPDIYGKIGNAGVSIATLDDAKKLYSGFDLVNAMTSVSMTINGPAPMLLAFFMNAAIDQNVEKYIAEHKLEAQVEAKLKEKFDDRGLERPKYNGELPPSNNGLGLKLLGITGDEVIPAEAYAEIKAKTIATVRGTVQADILKEDQAQNTCIFSTEFALRLMGDVQEYFITEKVRNFYSVSISGYHIAEAGANPVSQLAFTLANGFTYVEYYLSRGMDINDFAPNLSFFFSNGIDPEYSVIGRVARRIWAKAMKLKYGADERSQMLKYHIQTSGRSLHAQEIDFNDIRTTLQALYAIYDNCNSLHTNAYDEAITTPTEQSVRRAMAIQLIINKELGLAKNENPLQGSFIIEELTDLVEEAVYTEFDRITERGGVLGAMETMYQRSKIQEESMHYEWLKHTGEYPIIGVNTFLGKDGSPTVRPGEVIRSTEEEKQVQIETLHNFQKSNEDKSEAALKTLQHAAINQQNLFNVMMDAVKYCSLGQITNALFEVGGKYRRNM encoded by the coding sequence ATGGAAACCCAAAAATATACTCCAACAAACAAAGTAAGAATTGTAACCGCGGCTTCGTTATTCGACGGGCATGATGCGGCGATCAATATCATGCGTCGTGTAATTCAGGGAACAGGATGCGAAGTTATTCACCTTGGTCACGACAAATCAGCAGAAGAAGTTGTAAACACAGCCATTCAGGAAGATGCCAACGCGATTGCATTAACATCTTATCAAGGCGGTCACAACGAATATTTTAAATATATCTATGACCTTTTAAGAGAGAAAAACTCTCCGCAAATCAAGATTTTTGGTGGCGGTGGCGGTGTAATCCTGCCAGAAGAAATCGAAGATATTATGGCTTACGGAATCGACAGAATTTATTCTCCGGACGACGGTCGTGAACTTGGACTTCAAGGAATGATCGATGATTTAGTGAAAAGATCAGATTTTCCAACTGGAAAAGATGTTAAAGCTGAAGATTTAGATTCAATCAGTTTTGAAAATTCTACAAGCATTGCTAAAATCATTTCTGCGGTCGAAAACTTTTCAGAAGAAAAACCAGATTTGGTAAAAGCCATTGACGAAAAATCAAAAGATTTAAATATTCCGATCATCGGTATCACAGGTACAGGTGGAGCCGGAAAATCTTCCTTGACAGACGAATTGGTAAGACGTTTCTTACGTTCAAATCCTGGTAAAAAAATTGCCATTATCTCTATTGACCCTTCGAAAAAGAAGACAGGAGGCGCGCTTTTAGGTGACAGAATTCGTATGAATGCGATTAATGATCCGAGAGTTTATATGCGTTCGATGGCGACAAGAGAAAACAACGTTTCTGTTTCTCCGTTTATTCATTCAGCATTAAATGTCTTGAAATTAGCTCATCCAGATGTGATTATCCTGGAAACTTCTGGTATCGGTCAGTCAGGTTCAGAGGTTTCAGATTTCGCGGACGTTTCAATGTACGTAATGACTCCTGAATATGGAGCTTCCACTCAGTTAGAAAAAATCGATATGTTGGATTATGCAGATTTGGTTGCTTTAAATAAATCTGATAAACGTGGTGCGTTAGACGCACTTCAAGCCGTAAGAAAACAGTTCCAAAGAAACCATTTATTGTGGGAAAGTCCGTTGGATGATATGCCTGTTTATGCAACAAAAGCATCTCAATTCAACGATCACGGAACAACTGATTTATACAATAGATTAATTGAAAAAGTTAACGAGAAATATTCTGATTTAAACTTGCAAGGTTTCGTTGAACAAGAAGTTTCTGAAGACATCACGATAATTCCTCCCAAAAGAGTTCGTTATTTATCAGAAATCGTTGAAAATAATAGAATTTATGACGCTAATGTTGAAAAACAAGCTGAGTTAGCAAGAAAAATGTATCATATAGAAGGCGTTAAAAAATTCCTTTCTAATGAAACTTTAGATACAGAATATCAAAAAGCTGAAAAAGATCTTCAACAAGAGAATATCGATTTCCTGAAAAATTGGGATGATACGAAAGAGGCTTTCAAAGCTGAGTTTTACTCGTATTTTGTAAGAGGAAAAGAAATTAAAGTTGAAACTTCAACAGAATCTTTATCACATTTAAAAATTCCAAAAATTTCTCTTCCAAAATATACAGATTGGGGTGATTTGATCAAATGGAAAGGTCAGGAAAATCTTCCGGGAGGATTCCCTTATACAGCAGGAATTTATCCTTTCAAAAGAACAGGAGAAGATCCAACAAGAATGTTTGCGGGAGAAGGAGGCCCTGAAAGAACCAACAGAAGATTCCACTACGTTTCTGCGGAAATGGATGCAAAACGTTTATCAACAGCGTTTGACTCTGTAACTTTATACGGACAAGATCCTGCTCTACCACCGGATATTTATGGTAAAATCGGAAATGCGGGAGTTTCTATTGCAACATTAGATGATGCGAAAAAATTGTATTCCGGATTTGATTTGGTGAATGCAATGACTTCAGTTTCAATGACGATCAACGGACCAGCTCCGATGTTGTTGGCATTCTTTATGAATGCTGCGATCGACCAAAATGTTGAAAAATATATTGCTGAACATAAGCTTGAGGCTCAGGTTGAGGCTAAGCTTAAAGAAAAATTTGATGACAGAGGTTTAGAAAGACCAAAATATAACGGCGAATTACCACCATCAAACAATGGTTTAGGATTAAAATTATTGGGAATCACAGGAGATGAAGTAATTCCCGCAGAAGCTTATGCTGAAATTAAGGCTAAAACGATTGCAACCGTTCGTGGAACCGTTCAGGCTGATATTTTAAAAGAAGATCAGGCTCAGAATACGTGTATTTTCTCTACTGAATTTGCCTTGAGATTGATGGGTGACGTTCAGGAATATTTCATTACTGAAAAAGTAAGAAACTTCTACTCGGTTTCTATTTCAGGATATCACATTGCAGAAGCGGGTGCCAATCCGGTTTCTCAGTTGGCATTTACATTGGCAAATGGTTTCACATATGTTGAATATTATTTGTCAAGAGGAATGGATATCAATGATTTCGCTCCTAACTTATCTTTCTTTTTCTCCAACGGTATCGACCCTGAATATTCAGTAATTGGCCGTGTGGCGAGAAGAATCTGGGCAAAAGCAATGAAACTGAAATACGGAGCAGACGAAAGAAGCCAGATGTTGAAATATCACATTCAAACTTCGGGACGTTCGCTTCACGCTCAGGAAATTGATTTTAATGATATCAGAACGACTTTACAGGCATTGTATGCAATCTACGATAACTGTAACTCACTTCACACCAACGCTTATGACGAGGCAATTACTACGCCGACTGAGCAATCTGTAAGAAGAGCAATGGCGATTCAGTTGATTATCAATAAAGAATTAGGTTTAGCTAAAAACGAAAATCCGCTTCAAGGTTCATTTATTATTGAAGAATTGACAGATCTAGTTGAAGAAGCTGTTTACACAGAATTCGACAGAATTACAGAAAGAGGTGGAGTTCTTGGTGCAATGGAAACCATGTACCAACGTTCGAAAATCCAGGAAGAATCCATGCATTACGAATGGCTGAAGCATACCGGAGAATATCCAATCATTGGAGTAAACACTTTCCTTGGAAAAGACGGTTCGCCAACGGTTCGTCCGGGAGAAGTTATCCGTTCAACTGAAGAAGAAAAGCAGGTTCAGATTGAAACCCTTCATAATTTCCAGAAATCTAATGAAGATAAGTCTGAAGCAGCCTTGAAAACATTACAACACGCTGCCATCAATCAGCAAAACTTGTTTAATGTGATGATGGATGCCGTGAAATATTGTTCTCTTGGACAGATTACCAACGCTTTATTTGAAGTAGGCGGTAAGTACAGAAGAAACATGTAG
- a CDS encoding peptidase associated/transthyretin-like domain-containing protein: protein MMNIIQIETPCEENWDNMHDIPEGKFCDLCSKKVLDLTEKTDDEISQLLDASNGKICGKIFRHQSNRHFVSSEKTISNYENKKGYSRLVAGLAIAASLTGIQTYARTFEKPLIQISENNDSREKDLDKEKISDNDFIISGKLINSDTKKPLPNVEVTFITVEKIFKVKTDQDGTYKMIVPDFHIRKNNNILHFDFGGYNDKDYILTKDELKNKEFSFESSEIGELAIITGGISSRKLEPTIFLDGNEIEEEELYKLGIENYKSFHFSGKTAQALYKDVSKDGLYLFYSK, encoded by the coding sequence ATGATGAATATAATACAAATAGAAACCCCTTGTGAAGAAAATTGGGATAATATGCATGATATTCCCGAAGGAAAATTTTGTGATTTATGCTCAAAAAAGGTATTGGATTTGACTGAAAAAACAGATGATGAAATTTCTCAGCTTTTAGATGCATCGAATGGAAAGATTTGTGGCAAAATTTTCAGGCATCAATCAAATAGACATTTTGTGAGTTCTGAAAAAACGATCTCTAATTACGAAAATAAGAAAGGATATTCTCGTCTTGTCGCAGGATTGGCAATTGCAGCAAGTTTAACCGGAATTCAAACGTATGCTAGAACTTTTGAAAAACCATTGATTCAAATCTCAGAAAACAACGATTCCCGAGAAAAAGATTTAGATAAAGAAAAAATATCAGATAACGATTTTATCATTTCCGGAAAATTGATCAACTCAGATACAAAAAAACCTTTACCGAATGTTGAAGTTACTTTCATTACAGTAGAAAAAATTTTCAAAGTAAAAACCGATCAAGACGGAACATATAAAATGATTGTTCCTGATTTCCATATTCGCAAAAACAACAATATCTTACACTTTGATTTTGGTGGTTATAACGATAAAGATTATATTCTTACTAAAGATGAATTAAAGAATAAAGAGTTTTCTTTTGAAAGCTCTGAAATTGGAGAGCTCGCAATTATTACAGGTGGTATCTCCTCCAGAAAACTCGAACCTACAATATTTTTAGATGGAAATGAAATTGAGGAAGAAGAATTATATAAATTGGGCATAGAAAATTACAAATCATTTCATTTTTCTGGAAAAACAGCACAAGCTTTATACAAAGATGTTTCAAAAGACGGTTTATATTTGTTCTATTCAAAATAA
- a CDS encoding Dph6-related ATP pyrophosphatase produces the protein MKPKAIFNWSSGKDSALTLYKILQEEQFEVTSLLTSINKEFQRISMHGVHVSLLEKQAESLGFPLIKMEIPKEPSMEEYSEIMSKTMNDIKSQGVTHSIFGDIFLEDLRKYREDQLQSIGMKSIFPLWKQNTTNLINEFLSLGFKTIVTCVNETYLDKSFAGRIIDQDFIKDLPENVDPCGENGEFHTFTFDGPIFKNPIAFEIGETVKKTYPKPKSDENENGEYVFWFCDLVAK, from the coding sequence ATGAAACCAAAAGCCATTTTCAACTGGAGCAGCGGAAAAGATTCTGCGCTTACTTTATATAAAATTTTACAAGAAGAGCAATTTGAGGTTACTTCTCTTTTGACGAGTATTAATAAGGAATTCCAAAGGATTTCTATGCACGGTGTTCATGTGTCGTTATTGGAAAAGCAGGCTGAAAGTTTAGGATTTCCGTTAATAAAAATGGAAATTCCCAAGGAACCTTCAATGGAAGAATACAGTGAGATCATGTCTAAAACCATGAATGATATAAAGTCTCAAGGCGTTACTCATTCTATATTTGGAGATATTTTTCTGGAAGATTTAAGAAAATACAGAGAAGATCAACTACAATCTATCGGGATGAAATCTATTTTTCCACTTTGGAAACAAAATACGACAAATCTCATCAACGAGTTTTTAAGTTTAGGTTTCAAAACAATTGTTACCTGCGTCAACGAAACTTATTTGGATAAAAGTTTTGCAGGAAGAATTATTGACCAGGATTTCATTAAAGACTTGCCGGAAAATGTAGACCCTTGCGGAGAAAACGGAGAATTTCATACGTTCACTTTTGATGGCCCTATTTTTAAAAATCCTATTGCCTTTGAAATCGGAGAAACTGTCAAAAAAACGTATCCTAAACCAAAGTCTGATGAGAATGAGAATGGAGAATATGTTTTCTGGTTTTGCGATTTAGTTGCTAAATAG
- a CDS encoding LamG-like jellyroll fold domain-containing protein encodes MKNKIYLLLLMASFSVAKSQTPELLYYKFEGTASNVPNLATSPPAGTQIGEIVGNLTLGSNTTCLGNGLVGSGSTGTNYFNTKWNLALSGSWTIHLKFNNYASSNTTVYYLLGDAITGGNSFRMFTNGAPGTGGLRLTANGMSNVDIPGVFSTTSSLVDLIFVYDSSLQNIKAYLNGVLKTTVAQSSPLVFNGALFKLGAYATNTGMKAGMTMDEFGLFNRAITDIEIASLNNFCSSLSTNEVNKSENSKIAVKNGNLILGKGNFGKYSIYDFTGREILAGDESSNSININSLQKGVYIIKYGENISTRFKY; translated from the coding sequence GAGGGAACAGCATCTAATGTCCCGAATCTTGCAACCAGCCCACCTGCCGGAACACAAATAGGTGAAATTGTAGGCAATTTAACTCTAGGAAGTAATACAACTTGCTTAGGAAATGGTTTAGTGGGTAGCGGTTCTACAGGAACGAATTATTTTAATACCAAATGGAATCTCGCTTTAAGCGGATCTTGGACCATCCATTTGAAATTTAATAATTACGCAAGTAGTAACACTACAGTGTATTATCTTTTAGGAGATGCTATAACCGGGGGCAATTCCTTTCGTATGTTTACAAACGGTGCTCCTGGTACAGGAGGTTTGAGGTTAACTGCTAACGGAATGTCGAATGTAGATATTCCCGGGGTTTTTTCTACAACATCGTCGCTTGTAGATTTAATATTTGTTTACGATAGCAGTTTACAAAATATAAAAGCGTATTTGAATGGTGTTCTTAAAACAACAGTGGCTCAATCTTCTCCTCTGGTTTTTAACGGCGCATTATTTAAACTCGGCGCTTACGCTACCAATACGGGAATGAAAGCGGGGATGACAATGGATGAGTTTGGTCTTTTTAACAGAGCGATTACCGATATAGAGATTGCTTCTTTAAACAACTTCTGTTCTTCTTTAAGTACAAATGAAGTTAATAAAAGTGAAAACTCTAAAATCGCGGTAAAAAACGGAAATCTTATTTTAGGAAAAGGAAATTTTGGAAAGTACAGTATTTATGATTTTACAGGACGAGAAATATTGGCAGGAGATGAATCTTCTAATTCAATTAATATAAATTCATTGCAAAAAGGCGTTTATATTATCAAGTATGGAGAAAATATATCGACGCGCTTTAAATATTAA